A genome region from Euphorbia lathyris chromosome 4, ddEupLath1.1, whole genome shotgun sequence includes the following:
- the LOC136226539 gene encoding uncharacterized protein isoform X1, with the protein MKGGRKNLKRATKEHYLTLEDGQSIAQVVSLRGSNLIEVMDSRGEKSLALFPAKFHKSMWMKRGSFVVVNESGKEKALESGSKVGSIVSQVLFYEQVRALQKSPEWPESFKSTTSDDTNGSLQKSIKEEEVNHELDSSDEDGLPPLEANTNRVKPPQYESDSESNSGSDTDS; encoded by the exons ATGAAAGGAGGCAGGAAGAACTTGAAGAGAGCCACGAAGGAACATTATTTGACTCTTGAAGATGGCCAAAGCATCGCGCAAGTTGTGtctcttcgaggttccaatctTATTGAG GTGATGGATTCAAGAGGGGAAAAGTCACTTGCATTATTTCCAGCTAAGTTCCATAAGAGCATGTGGATGAAACGAG GTAGTTTTGTTGTTGTTAATGAAAGTGGGAAAGAAAAAGCTCTAGAATCAGGCAGCAAGGTGGGAAGTATTGTTTCTCAAGTTCTCTTTTACGAACAAGTTCGTGCTCTTCAGAAATCTCCTGAGTG GCCTGAAAGTTTCAAGTCGACAACTTCGGATGATACTAATGGGAGTCTACAGAAGAGCATCAAGGAGGAAGAAGTTAATCATGAACTTGATTCAAGTGATGAAGATGGCCTTCCCCCGTTAGAAGCGAATACAAATAGAGTGAAGCCGCCTCAGTACGAATCAGATTCCGAATCCAATTCAGGATCAGATACAGATTCTTAG
- the LOC136226539 gene encoding uncharacterized protein isoform X3, producing MAKASRKLCLFEVMDSRGEKSLALFPAKFHKSMWMKRGSFVVVNESGKEKALESGSKVGSIVSQVLFYEQVRALQKSPEWPESFKSTTSDDTNGSLQKSIKEEEVNHELDSSDEDGLPPLEANTNRVKPPQYESDSESNSGSDTDS from the exons ATGGCCAAAGCATCGCGCAAGTTGTGtctcttcgag GTGATGGATTCAAGAGGGGAAAAGTCACTTGCATTATTTCCAGCTAAGTTCCATAAGAGCATGTGGATGAAACGAG GTAGTTTTGTTGTTGTTAATGAAAGTGGGAAAGAAAAAGCTCTAGAATCAGGCAGCAAGGTGGGAAGTATTGTTTCTCAAGTTCTCTTTTACGAACAAGTTCGTGCTCTTCAGAAATCTCCTGAGTG GCCTGAAAGTTTCAAGTCGACAACTTCGGATGATACTAATGGGAGTCTACAGAAGAGCATCAAGGAGGAAGAAGTTAATCATGAACTTGATTCAAGTGATGAAGATGGCCTTCCCCCGTTAGAAGCGAATACAAATAGAGTGAAGCCGCCTCAGTACGAATCAGATTCCGAATCCAATTCAGGATCAGATACAGATTCTTAG
- the LOC136226539 gene encoding uncharacterized protein isoform X2, translating to MKGGRKNLKRATKEHYLTLEDGQSIAQVVSLRGSNLIEVMDSRGEKSLALFPAKFHKSMWMKRGSFVVVNESGKEKALESGSKVGSIVSQVLFYEQCVLCCCAMLIGYRTFWHLSASLISLKVSSRQLRMILMGVYRRASRRKKLIMNLIQVMKMAFPR from the exons ATGAAAGGAGGCAGGAAGAACTTGAAGAGAGCCACGAAGGAACATTATTTGACTCTTGAAGATGGCCAAAGCATCGCGCAAGTTGTGtctcttcgaggttccaatctTATTGAG GTGATGGATTCAAGAGGGGAAAAGTCACTTGCATTATTTCCAGCTAAGTTCCATAAGAGCATGTGGATGAAACGAG GTAGTTTTGTTGTTGTTAATGAAAGTGGGAAAGAAAAAGCTCTAGAATCAGGCAGCAAGGTGGGAAGTATTGTTTCTCAAGTTCTCTTTTACGAACAA tGCGTCTTGTGTTGCTGTGCCATGCTCATAGGCTACAGGACTTTTTGGCATCTTAGTGCGTCTTTAATAA GCCTGAAAGTTTCAAGTCGACAACTTCGGATGATACTAATGGGAGTCTACAGAAGAGCATCAAGGAGGAAGAAGTTAATCATGAACTTGATTCAAGTGATGAAGATGGCCTTCCCCCGTTAG